A window of Vibrio ishigakensis contains these coding sequences:
- a CDS encoding transporter substrate-binding domain-containing protein gives MNQKIKTIFNLVCWLTVALFLSVKPAFSRDLQQVKEAGVLRHIGIPYANFVSYINKDGLYSAQGLDVELMQGFAQYIGVDYQFVPSTWSTAFGQLTGREAIFKDNEIQYGDAVVVSGDVISNGATILPWREELVDFSDDYFPSAVWLVARSDSSLTPIKPSGSIEQDIVSVKELMRGRDVLAMEQTCLDPNLYNLSVTGANIILPERARKLNEMVPAILNQDAESTLLDVPDTLIALEKWPGEIKVIGPVSEPQRMAAGFRKDAPELREAFNQYLKKIRQDGTYSHLIEKYYPSVFYFYSDYFEVDGS, from the coding sequence ATGAATCAAAAAATTAAAACGATATTCAATCTTGTCTGTTGGCTGACAGTGGCGCTGTTTCTCAGCGTTAAACCGGCTTTTTCTCGCGATTTGCAACAAGTAAAAGAAGCGGGTGTTCTTCGTCATATTGGTATCCCTTACGCTAACTTTGTTAGTTACATAAACAAAGATGGACTGTACTCTGCACAAGGATTAGATGTAGAGCTGATGCAAGGGTTTGCTCAATATATTGGCGTTGACTACCAGTTTGTACCGAGCACTTGGAGCACAGCCTTCGGTCAACTTACCGGTCGCGAAGCGATCTTCAAAGACAATGAAATTCAATACGGCGATGCCGTAGTTGTAAGCGGTGATGTCATATCAAACGGTGCAACCATACTGCCTTGGCGTGAAGAGTTGGTCGACTTTTCTGACGACTACTTCCCATCTGCAGTTTGGCTAGTTGCTCGCTCAGATTCGAGCCTGACTCCCATTAAGCCAAGTGGCTCTATCGAACAAGATATAGTCTCAGTCAAAGAGCTGATGCGTGGTCGCGATGTACTGGCGATGGAGCAAACATGCCTCGATCCGAACCTATATAACCTAAGTGTGACTGGCGCTAACATCATATTGCCAGAGCGTGCACGCAAACTGAATGAGATGGTGCCAGCCATACTCAACCAAGATGCGGAAAGTACCTTGCTTGATGTACCCGACACCTTGATTGCTCTAGAAAAGTGGCCAGGTGAGATTAAGGTAATTGGCCCTGTTTCTGAACCTCAGCGTATGGCAGCTGGATTTAGAAAAGATGCCCCAGAGCTTAGAGAAGCATTCAACCAGTATCTGAAAAAAATCCGCCAAGACGGCACCTACAGTCACCTTATCGAGAAGTACTACCCTTCGGTATTCTATTTCTACAGTGACTACTTTGAAGTGGATGGAAGTTGA
- a CDS encoding aminotransferase class V-fold PLP-dependent enzyme encodes MSKDTSKFNRRDFLKGGAGVAVAGISSGLFSNQAQASDLGGASSRLSGNHSDDRFWRKVKNEFTLNRRSVYMNVGTTGSMPKDVLKDYDKNNKIVAEHPWDMDNAFGSWPYVNDMIAAIAPGFGANTDELVLSRNTTDGMASIINGLDFKEGDVILSTHHEHIGATSSLYTVQERFGVEIFDVELPVYTGERELTVEDYMRPFRQAIRRFGDRIKLMVFSHIPYKTGTTLPAKKLCRLARSHRIPTLIDGAHTIGMLNLDFHDLDCDFYAGSGHKWQCGAGATGILYIRDNASRLERFWPSDRRPLYFVNSSLAASADYYGAQLVSQYVGHDNYPAKQALTDSCKMWDEIGRQRIEDRVLDLSALCKEELADKIPEGTLFTSPRRELSSGLTTFNPFSDWTNGELLTEFRDRLREDYGYIIRTTDFHIHKDSTESTYALRISTHLFHDEDDVKGLVKAMKHLARQMS; translated from the coding sequence ATGTCAAAGGATACATCCAAGTTTAACCGCAGAGACTTTCTCAAAGGTGGTGCAGGTGTCGCGGTTGCAGGGATTAGCTCAGGCTTATTCTCAAATCAAGCCCAAGCAAGCGACCTAGGCGGTGCTTCTTCAAGACTTTCTGGTAACCATTCTGACGACAGATTTTGGAGAAAGGTTAAAAACGAATTTACCTTGAACCGTCGTAGCGTTTACATGAACGTAGGTACCACTGGTTCAATGCCAAAAGATGTGCTGAAGGATTACGACAAAAACAACAAAATCGTCGCTGAGCACCCATGGGATATGGACAACGCATTTGGCTCTTGGCCTTATGTAAACGACATGATTGCAGCTATCGCCCCAGGTTTCGGTGCGAATACCGATGAGCTAGTGCTAAGCCGTAACACCACAGATGGTATGGCATCTATCATCAACGGCCTAGACTTCAAAGAAGGTGACGTGATCCTATCGACGCACCATGAACACATAGGCGCAACTTCTTCTCTATACACGGTTCAAGAGCGTTTTGGTGTTGAAATCTTCGATGTTGAGCTACCTGTATATACAGGCGAGCGTGAGCTGACTGTCGAAGACTATATGCGACCTTTCCGTCAGGCTATTCGCCGCTTCGGTGACCGCATCAAGCTAATGGTGTTCTCACACATCCCATACAAAACAGGTACTACCCTGCCTGCGAAGAAACTGTGTCGCTTAGCTCGTAGTCATCGCATCCCAACACTTATCGATGGTGCACACACTATCGGCATGCTAAACCTAGACTTCCATGACTTGGATTGTGATTTCTACGCCGGTTCTGGTCACAAATGGCAGTGTGGTGCAGGCGCAACAGGTATTCTGTATATCCGTGACAATGCGAGTCGTCTTGAGAGATTCTGGCCGTCTGACCGTCGTCCTCTGTACTTTGTTAACTCTTCTCTTGCAGCGAGCGCTGACTACTATGGAGCGCAGCTGGTCTCTCAATATGTAGGTCATGACAACTACCCTGCAAAGCAAGCGCTAACCGACTCTTGCAAGATGTGGGATGAAATCGGTCGTCAACGCATCGAAGATCGCGTACTTGACCTAAGTGCTCTTTGTAAAGAAGAGTTGGCGGATAAGATACCAGAAGGTACATTGTTCACATCACCTCGTCGTGAGCTATCAAGCGGTCTAACTACCTTTAACCCATTCAGTGACTGGACTAATGGTGAGCTGCTGACTGAATTCCGTGACCGCCTGCGTGAAGACTACGGCTATATCATCCGTACTACAGACTTCCACATCCATAAGGATTCAACTGAGTCGACCTACGCGTTGCGTATCTCAACTCACTTGTTCCATGATGAGGACGATGTAAAAGGTTTGGTTAAAGCGATGAAGCACCTGGCTCGCCAGATGTCTTAA
- a CDS encoding LysR family transcriptional regulator, with product MKLPPLRAVHYFESVARLLSFSKAAEELNVTQSAVSHQVRLLEEYLGEQLFVRQGRKLSLSQSGALYLEEITPAIYSISKASQKIREGEAGQIRLAIYSSLAVKWLIPRLSEFKRAHPEIELIPNMVANDTEFSDNIADCFITVAPPQKNFHIVPLVKEILYPLCSRTIWNELQDKKLPDAILELPLLSSESIYWEKGKDWQRWCEELGVDLPKDANMQYFSHMLLAIEAARYDQGVVLASEYMITERDLENDLVYIPSPGLVSGDTYYFMCKKNRVRQPEIIKLENWLKQQAMNTPSPNQ from the coding sequence ATGAAACTTCCTCCACTGCGTGCCGTCCACTACTTCGAATCCGTTGCTAGGCTTCTGAGCTTTTCCAAAGCGGCAGAAGAGCTCAATGTTACCCAAAGTGCGGTCAGTCATCAGGTACGCCTGCTCGAAGAGTATTTAGGTGAGCAGTTGTTTGTGCGCCAAGGCAGGAAGCTTTCCCTATCCCAGTCCGGAGCCCTCTATCTTGAGGAAATCACCCCTGCTATCTACTCCATTTCTAAAGCAAGTCAAAAGATCCGAGAAGGTGAGGCTGGGCAAATAAGGCTAGCAATCTATAGCTCTCTGGCGGTGAAGTGGCTTATTCCTAGGCTGTCCGAATTTAAACGAGCCCACCCAGAGATTGAACTCATCCCCAATATGGTAGCGAACGACACTGAATTTAGTGACAACATTGCCGATTGCTTTATCACGGTCGCTCCACCGCAGAAAAACTTCCATATTGTGCCCTTGGTGAAAGAGATCCTATATCCACTCTGCAGTCGCACTATCTGGAACGAGCTACAAGATAAAAAGCTGCCCGACGCCATCTTAGAGTTGCCACTTTTATCCAGTGAGTCCATCTATTGGGAAAAAGGTAAGGACTGGCAACGCTGGTGTGAAGAGTTGGGCGTTGATCTGCCGAAAGATGCCAACATGCAGTACTTTAGCCATATGCTTTTGGCTATTGAAGCGGCACGCTATGATCAAGGTGTGGTACTGGCCAGTGAGTATATGATCACCGAACGTGATCTTGAGAATGATCTGGTTTACATCCCCTCTCCAGGACTCGTCTCTGGGGATACTTATTACTTCATGTGTAAAAAAAACCGAGTCAGACAACCTGAAATTATTAAGCTAGAGAACTGGTTAAAACAGCAAGCTATGAACACTCCAAGCCCCAATCAATAG
- a CDS encoding DMT family transporter translates to MSVKSVGAAMTLLIIGNLVAVLSDALIKSVSASVPVFQFVFFRQLTAVLLLLPLYLFSDKQGLSQGLKWHAARAHVWLLGAIFMVYAIGAMPLATANAIFYAAPLIMLPLAALFFKEQLTKASLLVAVVGFVGVLVIIRPTEISWAAISALVVALTLAVNNLLIRKIPPTQSVVQTLLMTNLVGMPVALGLAVYEGHSWQWDLVPVAMASSGFILVYAATCVFAYRAVESNKIASAEYSGLIGAVLVGVVWFQEIPDIYMLAGTLMIIAPLLWLSKHEKRRVAS, encoded by the coding sequence ATGTCTGTGAAATCTGTTGGCGCTGCGATGACGCTTCTTATCATCGGCAATCTCGTGGCTGTGCTTTCAGATGCTCTGATCAAGAGTGTGAGTGCTTCAGTACCTGTATTTCAGTTTGTATTCTTTAGGCAGTTAACTGCGGTGTTGCTACTACTTCCTCTGTACCTTTTCTCAGATAAGCAGGGCTTGAGTCAGGGACTGAAGTGGCATGCTGCTCGAGCGCATGTGTGGCTACTTGGTGCCATCTTTATGGTCTATGCGATTGGCGCTATGCCTCTAGCCACAGCCAATGCCATCTTCTATGCCGCGCCTCTAATCATGCTGCCTCTGGCTGCCTTGTTCTTTAAAGAACAATTAACCAAGGCAAGCTTGCTGGTGGCTGTGGTGGGCTTTGTAGGCGTGCTGGTGATCATTCGTCCCACCGAGATCAGTTGGGCAGCGATATCAGCGCTAGTGGTTGCGCTGACCTTAGCTGTGAACAATCTACTTATTCGTAAGATTCCGCCCACACAGTCAGTGGTGCAGACGTTGCTTATGACAAACCTAGTGGGTATGCCGGTCGCCCTTGGGCTTGCTGTGTATGAAGGGCATTCGTGGCAGTGGGATCTGGTGCCAGTGGCGATGGCCTCTAGCGGTTTTATTCTTGTCTATGCAGCGACCTGTGTTTTTGCCTATCGCGCGGTGGAAAGTAACAAGATCGCCAGCGCCGAATACAGTGGTCTGATAGGTGCGGTATTGGTAGGTGTGGTGTGGTTTCAAGAGATCCCAGATATCTACATGCTAGCTGGGACCTTAATGATTATCGCACCTCTACTTTGGCTGTCGAAACATGAGAAGAGGCGAGTAGCTAGCTAG
- a CDS encoding TraR/DksA family transcriptional regulator, whose translation MPYHAHPDAELSNEELEQLALLLKEKLVFLLNQEKELKQAITQKQDCSIIDMADSARLKDESIRATSLYQGNQELLIQVRDAMARLDSGQYGVSDKSGEPISFARLKAIPWASTNIED comes from the coding sequence ATGCCCTATCACGCCCATCCAGACGCAGAACTATCTAATGAAGAACTGGAACAACTCGCTTTGTTACTAAAAGAGAAGCTAGTGTTTTTGCTAAACCAAGAAAAAGAGCTAAAACAAGCCATCACACAAAAGCAGGACTGCTCCATCATAGATATGGCAGACTCAGCGCGCCTCAAGGATGAAAGTATTCGCGCGACCAGTCTCTATCAAGGCAATCAAGAGCTACTCATTCAGGTCAGAGACGCCATGGCTCGGTTAGACAGTGGACAATACGGGGTCAGTGACAAGAGTGGAGAGCCCATTTCATTCGCTCGATTAAAAGCCATTCCTTGGGCCTCCACCAACATAGAAGACTAG
- a CDS encoding haloacid dehalogenase type II: MATTLAFDVYGTLIDTHGVTKLLEQWLGNKALAFSQTWRDKQLEYSFRRGLMNSYQPFTVCTQDALEYACELHRLPLSSHQRNLLMQSYLELPAFSDVEPALDKLEKMGATLVAFSNGEQNTVKMLLKQAGLLGYFQQVVSCEDVKTFKPNPSVYQHLTEQANSQKSDTWLVSSNSFDVIGARSFGLNAAWVKRTSLSLLDPWDITPNCTVESLTELSDLFS; encoded by the coding sequence ATGGCAACAACCTTGGCGTTTGATGTTTACGGTACCTTGATTGATACCCATGGTGTGACCAAGCTGCTTGAGCAGTGGCTTGGGAATAAGGCACTGGCTTTCAGCCAAACCTGGCGAGATAAGCAATTAGAGTATTCGTTTCGTCGCGGTCTGATGAATAGCTATCAACCTTTTACTGTCTGCACTCAGGACGCCCTCGAATACGCCTGTGAGTTGCACAGGCTTCCTCTTTCATCGCATCAAAGAAATCTGCTTATGCAGAGCTACCTTGAACTCCCGGCTTTTTCTGATGTAGAACCAGCTTTGGATAAGTTAGAAAAGATGGGCGCTACGCTGGTAGCATTTTCTAACGGTGAACAGAACACGGTGAAAATGCTTCTCAAACAAGCCGGTCTTCTTGGCTACTTTCAACAGGTAGTGAGCTGCGAAGATGTGAAAACCTTTAAGCCAAATCCATCTGTATACCAACACCTGACCGAGCAAGCCAATTCTCAAAAATCGGATACCTGGCTGGTATCGAGTAACTCCTTTGACGTTATTGGAGCACGTAGCTTTGGTCTTAATGCTGCTTGGGTTAAGCGCACGTCATTAAGTCTTCTTGACCCTTGGGATATCACACCTAATTGCACGGTTGAGAGTTTAACCGAGCTCTCTGATCTCTTTTCTTAA
- a CDS encoding DMT family transporter: protein MVGISLALASTALFTLVGVLVRVLSDSVSPFQILFFRQLVFVAILLPAMLKLGKQLFNPFSVRLHLLRICGAFFALYLGFIAYANLPFATATALGFTQVLFVLFISKLFLSEDITASRVITIAVGFVGVIMVVQPENASLNYVLVGLTAALGAAVAVVCVRKMAAYESRTVLLSYQALFVGIIALVPCLFDWYWPTPREFGLLVCVGVISSVAQFIGVTAYKWAEANIVANVEYAKIIYSLIIGYLLFAEVPNSLAIVGAVFILMSAVIPFIKLRKE, encoded by the coding sequence TTGGTTGGCATCAGTCTGGCCTTGGCCTCTACGGCACTGTTTACCTTAGTGGGCGTTTTGGTGCGTGTCCTAAGCGACAGTGTGAGTCCATTTCAGATCTTATTCTTTCGCCAATTGGTGTTCGTCGCCATTTTGCTACCAGCGATGCTTAAACTGGGTAAACAGTTGTTTAATCCCTTTAGTGTGCGTCTGCATTTGTTGCGGATCTGCGGAGCGTTTTTTGCCCTTTACCTAGGGTTTATCGCTTATGCGAATCTGCCTTTCGCTACTGCTACTGCGCTGGGTTTTACTCAAGTTTTGTTCGTGTTGTTTATCTCTAAGCTATTTCTTAGTGAAGATATAACGGCCTCACGCGTTATTACTATTGCCGTGGGCTTTGTTGGGGTGATCATGGTAGTGCAGCCAGAGAACGCTTCTCTCAATTATGTACTTGTCGGATTGACAGCAGCTCTTGGTGCAGCCGTGGCTGTGGTGTGCGTGCGCAAAATGGCGGCGTATGAATCACGGACGGTACTCCTAAGCTATCAAGCTCTGTTCGTGGGGATTATTGCCTTGGTGCCGTGTTTGTTTGACTGGTATTGGCCAACGCCTAGAGAGTTCGGTTTGCTGGTGTGTGTCGGTGTGATCTCTTCTGTTGCTCAATTTATTGGGGTAACCGCCTATAAATGGGCAGAGGCAAATATAGTGGCCAATGTGGAGTATGCAAAGATCATATACTCGCTGATTATTGGCTACCTGTTGTTTGCCGAGGTGCCAAACTCATTGGCAATTGTTGGCGCGGTGTTTATTCTGATGAGTGCTGTTATCCCCTTTATCAAGTTGCGCAAGGAGTAG
- a CDS encoding MerR family transcriptional regulator, with protein sequence MYSVSKLAKLCGLSRTTILYYEKEGLLTPAMRSENGYRWYSDKELDKLKAINSYRSFGMPVNQIRELLDKSDELKQEQVLLNQFNALEKEIQKLRSQQQAIVTLLEQPQLLTGQELSKERWVTIMQGAGFDEKDMQNWHKEFEKLEPDAHQEFLESLNIDEQEIKQIREWSRS encoded by the coding sequence GTGTATTCTGTGTCAAAATTGGCTAAGCTGTGCGGATTGTCGCGTACCACCATTCTTTACTATGAAAAAGAAGGATTGCTGACGCCGGCTATGCGCTCAGAAAATGGCTATCGCTGGTATTCAGATAAAGAGTTGGACAAGCTCAAGGCGATAAATTCCTATCGCTCATTTGGTATGCCGGTGAATCAGATAAGAGAGCTTCTTGATAAATCAGATGAGCTGAAACAAGAGCAGGTTTTGCTTAATCAATTCAATGCCCTAGAAAAAGAGATACAGAAGCTAAGGTCACAGCAACAGGCGATAGTAACTCTGTTAGAGCAACCACAACTCCTTACCGGACAAGAGCTGTCTAAAGAGCGCTGGGTTACCATCATGCAAGGGGCGGGCTTTGATGAAAAAGACATGCAAAATTGGCACAAAGAGTTTGAAAAACTTGAGCCAGACGCACATCAGGAATTTTTAGAATCGTTGAATATTGATGAACAAGAGATCAAACAGATACGTGAGTGGTCCCGCTCATGA
- a CDS encoding nitrogenase-stabilizing/protective protein NifW encodes MSTPYIKEHLSHLESLEQVFEFLEVDYDTKFLNEYRKPLTKRFNGYLLMAKPDDWFATRRALRNAYCKIQRGRLDPHTRSACRGCTSCLRR; translated from the coding sequence ATGAGTACGCCCTATATCAAAGAGCATCTAAGTCACCTCGAAAGCCTAGAGCAGGTTTTCGAGTTTCTTGAGGTGGACTACGATACTAAATTCTTGAACGAATATAGAAAGCCGCTGACCAAGCGCTTCAACGGCTATCTGCTGATGGCAAAACCGGACGATTGGTTTGCCACCCGTAGAGCGCTTAGAAATGCTTATTGCAAGATACAGCGTGGACGTCTCGACCCTCACACCCGTTCTGCATGTCGAGGCTGCACCTCTTGCTTGAGGCGCTAG
- a CDS encoding multidrug effflux MFS transporter has product MKKPQAVLGEKGTLFFLVIISAFPPLTTDLYLPALPQMVEVLGTTQAMVNLTLSVYFVTYAIGLLFWGPLSEKFGRKPILLTGLGLYMVASVLCALAFSIEFLIGARALQAFGGAAITVVATAIVKDLYDGRERERIMATIMSLVIIAPMVAPVIGAFLLKIANWHMMFVALGVFGFIATLIALCYTETLEHRYEGSMLRSWSRLATVFNNPRFVSLLVIFSLTPMALMAFLAAGSYIYINGFGLTEQEFSYAFAFNALFASFGPTIYMKVSKRVSSKTIITACFLAITLLGVATFTVGHLSPWLFALIAAPVTMAIITTRIPGTNLMLDQQEKDTGSAVAIIQFSSMMAGSLGMVLVSTRPEMLIENLGLIQMGIGAVGLGLWLLVKNRNYVTANLNAV; this is encoded by the coding sequence TTGAAGAAACCACAAGCCGTATTGGGTGAAAAAGGTACCCTATTTTTCTTAGTGATCATCAGTGCCTTCCCTCCACTAACCACGGACTTATATCTGCCCGCACTGCCACAAATGGTTGAAGTCTTAGGTACCACGCAGGCCATGGTGAATCTGACCTTGAGCGTTTATTTTGTTACCTACGCCATAGGCCTTCTATTCTGGGGACCTCTGAGTGAAAAGTTTGGACGTAAGCCCATCTTGCTGACAGGCCTTGGGCTATACATGGTAGCCAGCGTATTGTGTGCACTGGCATTCAGTATCGAGTTTTTAATCGGTGCTCGCGCCCTACAAGCATTTGGTGGTGCGGCCATTACCGTAGTAGCAACCGCAATCGTGAAAGACCTTTACGATGGTCGAGAACGCGAGCGTATTATGGCGACTATCATGTCGCTGGTAATCATTGCGCCTATGGTCGCTCCAGTTATTGGCGCATTTTTGCTTAAGATTGCCAACTGGCACATGATGTTTGTTGCTCTGGGCGTTTTTGGCTTTATCGCTACCTTGATTGCCCTTTGCTATACCGAAACCTTAGAGCACAGATATGAAGGCTCCATGCTGCGCTCCTGGAGTCGCCTGGCAACCGTATTCAACAACCCAAGATTTGTGTCATTGCTGGTGATATTCTCGCTCACTCCTATGGCTTTGATGGCCTTTCTTGCAGCGGGTTCTTATATCTATATCAATGGCTTTGGTCTAACCGAGCAAGAGTTCAGCTACGCCTTTGCCTTCAATGCATTGTTCGCCTCATTCGGCCCGACTATCTATATGAAGGTATCTAAGCGCGTGTCATCAAAGACCATTATTACCGCATGCTTCCTAGCGATTACCCTTTTGGGTGTTGCAACCTTTACCGTCGGTCACCTATCACCTTGGTTGTTTGCTCTAATTGCAGCTCCAGTGACCATGGCCATTATTACCACGCGTATTCCAGGCACTAACTTGATGCTAGATCAGCAAGAAAAAGATACCGGTTCTGCGGTTGCTATTATTCAGTTCTCGAGCATGATGGCGGGCTCACTAGGTATGGTATTGGTTTCGACTAGACCTGAGATGCTTATAGAGAACCTTGGTTTGATTCAGATGGGTATCGGCGCTGTGGGCCTTGGATTGTGGCTACTGGTAAAAAACCGCAATTACGTCACCGCCAACCTGAACGCGGTCTAA
- a CDS encoding MarR family winged helix-turn-helix transcriptional regulator, whose amino-acid sequence MSPSTITLLLMASNRDINYALREIRLKTRSRMIAEVSRHKVDFSPLEHVAMSNIRELGGASQQMLVEAMQKDKTQVSRIIARLHRQDLIIKTPDPFDKRSVNLTLSDNGETLLNSLDKVESEMVENMLQGFDATEVQTLCDLLSRLNNNLK is encoded by the coding sequence TTGTCTCCGTCAACTATCACCCTTTTATTGATGGCTTCCAATCGCGACATCAACTATGCCCTCAGAGAAATTCGTCTCAAAACTCGCTCTCGCATGATAGCGGAAGTCTCTAGGCACAAGGTGGACTTCTCTCCTCTTGAGCATGTCGCAATGAGTAATATCCGTGAACTTGGCGGCGCTTCTCAACAGATGTTGGTTGAGGCGATGCAGAAGGATAAGACTCAGGTGTCGAGGATCATTGCTCGATTGCACCGTCAAGACCTCATCATTAAAACCCCTGACCCATTCGACAAACGCTCAGTAAACCTAACCTTGAGTGACAATGGTGAGACCCTACTCAACAGCCTAGATAAGGTGGAGTCGGAGATGGTCGAGAATATGCTTCAAGGCTTTGATGCCACTGAGGTCCAAACCCTGTGTGACCTGCTAAGCCGCCTTAACAACAACCTGAAATAA
- a CDS encoding heparinase II/III domain-containing protein, with amino-acid sequence MLQFSEQEISAIKQRATQSTIQALIDNNHVVLNTDTLVPPDGRATWNLYYFCPEHGVRLTWDRDKPTSHVCPVDGKEFTGEPYDGAWWRWLNGLNAKACYDLGLLWHLTGDDRYLEKVTDILMQSAKYYPDYEVHGGIPYNGPGKANAQTLCEANCHLDLARGYDFVRSALSAEQQSYIENQLLREGAEFLMEYRTDQLHNHEMKINATIGVIGMILDEQSYLDFALNTDYGIHYQLNHGATPEGMWFEGSIHYHYYALQALLNFEKLACGTPYSVMSNPNFLKMLKFPLNLVLNTGSFPRLNDCIAGQEQLTHAHLFEFAYREAPCDLFASALASIYQNISRDNIDALLYGVETLPEAKPLTCHSIHTEQAGISIEYNQQTNNAVLFKHAPYGGEHDHYDRLGLLLTRNGKEILPDLGTTGYGAELHYGYYKNTATHNTLVVNQQNQSPINPELNSYQKESGYTLIDASVDWSKPAASVDSHTIEQWDSDSYKDVLFRRILLVLDHGVVELNSVENPYQQQLDLTYHVRGEHDLDANWQEVANPLTGPLARMTDTKAKRLKQFTELNYHIQGDADFQQSIWTSEPAELLSGYAPDNPATSDLAYTLVRSKAKSLNCVVLHDLSCENSLQISDIEWQHNQVGFTLISQGEKTHYRYDLNSCCLELSC; translated from the coding sequence ATGCTACAGTTTTCCGAACAAGAAATTAGCGCAATCAAACAGCGCGCTACACAATCTACTATTCAGGCACTTATCGATAACAACCACGTCGTGCTAAACACCGACACCCTAGTGCCACCAGATGGCCGCGCTACCTGGAACCTTTACTATTTTTGCCCTGAGCATGGGGTGCGTCTGACCTGGGATAGAGACAAGCCCACCTCGCATGTCTGCCCTGTGGATGGCAAAGAGTTCACCGGTGAGCCCTATGACGGCGCATGGTGGCGCTGGTTGAATGGACTCAACGCCAAGGCATGCTATGACTTGGGTCTGCTGTGGCACCTAACCGGTGACGATAGATATCTAGAAAAAGTCACCGATATTCTGATGCAATCGGCCAAGTATTACCCTGATTACGAGGTGCATGGTGGCATCCCTTACAATGGCCCAGGCAAGGCGAATGCACAAACCCTGTGTGAAGCAAACTGCCACCTAGACTTAGCACGTGGCTATGATTTTGTTCGCTCTGCATTAAGTGCAGAACAGCAAAGCTATATCGAAAACCAATTGCTACGTGAGGGTGCTGAGTTCCTAATGGAGTATCGCACCGACCAGCTGCACAACCATGAGATGAAGATCAACGCCACTATAGGTGTGATCGGTATGATCTTGGATGAGCAAAGCTATCTCGACTTTGCCCTAAACACGGATTACGGCATCCACTATCAGCTTAATCATGGTGCGACACCTGAGGGGATGTGGTTTGAGGGCTCTATCCATTATCACTACTACGCACTGCAAGCTCTGCTTAATTTCGAGAAGCTGGCTTGTGGCACTCCATACTCAGTGATGAGCAATCCTAACTTCCTGAAGATGTTGAAGTTCCCACTGAATCTGGTTCTCAATACTGGCAGCTTTCCACGCCTCAACGACTGTATTGCAGGGCAAGAGCAGCTCACACACGCGCATCTGTTCGAATTTGCCTATCGAGAAGCGCCTTGCGATCTGTTCGCCAGCGCCCTTGCTAGCATCTATCAAAACATCAGCCGAGATAATATCGATGCTCTGCTGTATGGGGTTGAAACCCTGCCAGAGGCCAAGCCATTGACCTGTCACTCTATTCATACCGAGCAAGCAGGCATCTCTATTGAATATAACCAGCAGACCAACAATGCCGTGCTATTTAAACACGCCCCATACGGTGGCGAACACGATCATTACGACAGACTTGGCCTATTGCTGACTCGCAATGGTAAAGAGATACTGCCGGACCTTGGCACCACAGGCTATGGCGCTGAGCTTCACTACGGCTATTACAAGAATACCGCGACCCACAACACCCTAGTAGTGAACCAACAAAATCAATCGCCAATAAATCCTGAGCTCAACAGTTATCAGAAAGAATCAGGCTATACCCTTATCGATGCTTCTGTTGATTGGAGTAAGCCAGCAGCAAGTGTGGATAGTCACACCATAGAGCAGTGGGACAGCGACTCTTATAAAGATGTGTTATTCCGCCGTATTCTACTGGTGTTGGATCATGGTGTGGTTGAGTTGAACTCGGTAGAAAACCCATATCAGCAGCAGCTTGATCTTACCTACCATGTACGTGGCGAGCATGACTTAGATGCGAACTGGCAAGAAGTGGCTAACCCATTGACCGGTCCACTGGCACGCATGACAGACACGAAAGCCAAAAGGCTTAAGCAGTTTACTGAGCTTAATTATCACATCCAAGGTGATGCGGACTTCCAGCAAAGCATCTGGACAAGTGAACCTGCGGAGCTTTTATCTGGCTATGCACCAGATAACCCAGCCACCTCAGATCTAGCCTATACACTTGTACGCAGTAAAGCCAAATCTCTCAACTGTGTGGTTTTGCATGACCTGAGTTGTGAAAACTCGCTGCAGATCAGTGATATAGAATGGCAACACAATCAAGTCGGCTTCACCTTAATATCGCAAGGTGAAAAGACTCACTATCGATATGACCTCAACAGCTGTTGTTTAGAACTGTCCTGTTAA